One window from the genome of Streptomyces cadmiisoli encodes:
- a CDS encoding SNF2-related protein, with product MSVEAEAVGGQGDEAWDAWAPEDAPASRRTSGSSGYAPGSQVLIRDELWLVRNSKDVGKDGWMVEVTGISSFVRGTDAVFYSRLDAIQVLDPRETRLVPDDSPNHRRGRLFLEAVMRKTFLPQTEHGLALADGFLMDQQVHQLRPAELALSLEKNPQPRILIADVVGLGKTLEIGVLLAELIRRGRGERILVVTPQHVLEQFQRELWTRFAIPLVRLDSTGIQRIQQDIPAGRNPFAYFKRAIISVDTLKSDVYAHHLEHTNWDAVVIDESHNLVNRGTKNNELARLLARKTDALVLASATPHNGRAESFAELIKMLDEAAIANPSKYEVKDLEHLYIRRTKTTAEVRDSLKGAWADRGPSQPIHVTAGEKELAVFQELATRWIPADPDQPSVSRHQLVPYQLLKSFLSSHKALLETVKTRLTTLDKQPAADSARGGQRPSRPVDPAAREAARQAERAALLDLQNVAERIQDDDSAKLAALLDELRSMGVGPDSETRVVVFSERIPTLKWLAQAVPAALGFRRGADPDENKPWLAFGGAVQVMHGDATSDEEQQAIVEKFGLRDDPVRILFTGDVASEGVNLHQQCHRLIHFDLPWSLIRIEQRNGRIDRYGQQHRPEFRALILTSDIPWRTDETTGEARTLDDRLVGEKLLKREEEAHKIEGSVEAVTGLYRAKEEENRLTQDLIAGRTVEESIKQSQQGGAAFLSGLLGQVGAVPEHPEVRRAYVPRLFSSTADYFDEALRQICRPNPEDQLSMRRDDDGTIAFEPPRDLLYRLKALPKSYLDEQRIMPRKTEPGRMRITFSRDLADRRLKAARESSKSQWPNVSYVTDVHPVLDWLTDKVLVEVGRHQAPVLAASVNSPTFLVQGICSNALGRPTIVEWMAVHGEPHDLQVTPLTPEVLEDYGVGPTMPGRAAPRDLSGLTELVPAAIDRAEQHLRDLKEAYGEEIEAILAPSRKRVVHWQQEAMFSSDGTGKRGVNLSASRRLSLLNSLQTTGEPMLRLLAVLEPLNAAEGGTDR from the coding sequence TTGAGCGTCGAGGCGGAAGCCGTGGGCGGCCAGGGCGATGAGGCGTGGGACGCCTGGGCGCCGGAGGATGCTCCAGCCTCACGGCGGACCAGCGGGTCGTCCGGCTACGCCCCGGGGTCCCAGGTATTGATTCGCGACGAGCTGTGGCTCGTCCGGAACTCCAAGGACGTCGGCAAAGACGGGTGGATGGTGGAGGTCACCGGCATCTCGTCCTTCGTGCGAGGCACGGACGCGGTCTTCTACAGCCGACTCGACGCGATCCAGGTGCTGGACCCGAGAGAGACGCGGCTCGTCCCGGACGACTCACCCAACCACCGGCGGGGCCGTCTGTTCCTTGAAGCGGTGATGCGCAAGACGTTCCTGCCGCAGACCGAGCATGGGCTCGCGCTGGCCGACGGGTTCCTCATGGACCAGCAGGTGCACCAGCTGCGGCCCGCGGAATTGGCGCTGTCCCTGGAGAAGAACCCGCAGCCGCGGATCCTGATCGCCGACGTGGTGGGCCTGGGCAAGACCCTGGAGATCGGGGTGTTGCTGGCCGAGCTGATCCGGCGCGGGCGCGGCGAGCGCATCCTGGTCGTGACCCCCCAGCATGTGCTGGAGCAGTTCCAGCGGGAGCTGTGGACCCGCTTCGCCATTCCGCTCGTCCGACTGGACTCCACCGGTATCCAGCGCATCCAGCAGGACATCCCGGCCGGCCGGAACCCGTTCGCGTACTTCAAGCGCGCGATCATCTCCGTGGACACGCTCAAGAGCGACGTCTACGCGCACCACCTCGAGCACACCAACTGGGACGCCGTCGTCATCGACGAGTCCCACAATCTGGTCAACCGGGGCACCAAGAACAACGAACTCGCCCGTTTGCTGGCTCGGAAGACCGACGCGCTGGTGCTGGCGTCGGCCACGCCCCACAACGGTCGTGCCGAGTCGTTCGCCGAGTTGATCAAGATGCTGGACGAGGCGGCCATCGCCAACCCGTCGAAGTACGAAGTGAAGGACCTTGAGCACCTCTACATCCGGCGTACGAAGACGACGGCGGAGGTCCGCGACTCGTTGAAGGGCGCCTGGGCGGACCGTGGACCGTCCCAGCCGATCCACGTAACGGCCGGTGAGAAAGAACTCGCCGTCTTCCAGGAGCTCGCCACGCGCTGGATTCCGGCCGATCCCGACCAGCCGTCGGTCAGCCGACACCAACTGGTGCCCTACCAACTGCTGAAATCCTTCCTGTCCTCGCACAAGGCCCTGCTGGAGACCGTCAAAACGCGACTGACGACGCTGGACAAGCAGCCGGCCGCCGACTCGGCGCGAGGCGGGCAGAGGCCGTCCCGACCGGTCGACCCGGCGGCCCGGGAGGCGGCAAGGCAGGCGGAGCGCGCGGCCTTGTTGGACCTCCAGAACGTGGCCGAGCGGATCCAGGACGATGACTCGGCGAAACTGGCGGCCCTCCTGGACGAGCTGCGCAGCATGGGTGTCGGCCCCGATTCGGAGACCCGCGTGGTGGTGTTCTCCGAGCGCATCCCCACACTGAAATGGCTCGCGCAGGCTGTCCCGGCCGCGCTCGGTTTCCGTCGCGGCGCCGACCCCGACGAGAACAAGCCCTGGCTGGCCTTCGGCGGCGCGGTCCAGGTCATGCACGGCGATGCCACCAGCGATGAGGAGCAGCAGGCCATCGTCGAGAAGTTCGGGCTGCGCGACGACCCCGTACGCATCCTGTTCACCGGCGACGTCGCCTCTGAAGGCGTCAACCTCCACCAGCAGTGCCACCGGCTGATCCACTTCGACCTGCCGTGGTCCCTGATCCGTATCGAGCAGCGCAACGGTCGCATCGACCGCTACGGCCAGCAGCACCGGCCTGAGTTCCGTGCTCTGATCCTCACCAGCGACATCCCCTGGCGGACGGACGAGACGACCGGGGAGGCCCGAACGCTGGACGACCGCCTCGTGGGCGAGAAGCTACTGAAACGCGAGGAGGAAGCGCACAAGATCGAGGGCTCGGTGGAGGCGGTCACCGGCCTGTATCGGGCCAAGGAGGAGGAGAACCGCCTCACCCAGGACCTGATCGCCGGCCGGACCGTCGAGGAGTCGATCAAGCAGTCCCAGCAGGGGGGTGCTGCATTCCTCTCAGGACTGCTCGGCCAGGTGGGTGCCGTCCCGGAACATCCCGAGGTGCGGCGGGCGTACGTGCCACGCCTGTTCTCGTCCACCGCTGACTACTTCGACGAGGCATTGCGTCAGATCTGCCGTCCGAATCCCGAGGACCAGCTCTCTATGCGCCGCGACGACGACGGCACGATCGCCTTCGAACCTCCGCGTGACCTGCTGTACAGGCTGAAGGCACTACCGAAGTCGTACCTCGACGAGCAGCGGATCATGCCTCGGAAAACTGAGCCGGGACGGATGCGCATCACCTTCTCCAGGGACCTCGCGGACCGGCGTCTGAAGGCGGCCCGGGAGTCGTCCAAGTCGCAGTGGCCGAACGTCTCCTACGTCACCGACGTCCACCCCGTCCTGGACTGGTTGACCGACAAGGTGCTCGTTGAGGTCGGCCGCCACCAGGCCCCCGTGCTCGCCGCCTCCGTGAACTCTCCGACGTTCCTGGTGCAGGGCATCTGTTCCAACGCGCTGGGTCGGCCCACCATCGTCGAGTGGATGGCCGTCCACGGCGAACCGCACGACCTTCAGGTGACGCCTCTGACTCCGGAGGTTCTGGAGGACTACGGCGTGGGTCCGACGATGCCCGGCCGCGCCGCACCGCGCGACCTCAGCGGCCTGACGGAGCTCGTGCCTGCAGCCATCGACAGGGCTGAACAGCACCTCCGGGACCTGAAAGAGGCGTATGGCGAGGAGATCGAGGCGATCCTGGCCCCGTCCCGCAAGCGCGTCGTGCACTGGCAACAGGAAGCCATGTTCTCTTCTGATGGGACGGGAAAGCGCGGAGTGAACCTCAGTGCCAGCAGGCGGCTGAGCCTTCTCAACTCCCTGCAGACCACGGGCGAGCCGATGCTGCGCCTGCTCGCCGTCCTGGAACCGCTCAACGCCGCTGAGGGAGGCACCGACCGATGA